In Musa acuminata AAA Group cultivar baxijiao chromosome BXJ2-8, Cavendish_Baxijiao_AAA, whole genome shotgun sequence, one genomic interval encodes:
- the LOC135618247 gene encoding thaumatin-like protein 1b — protein MAQPRLVSLAFFVAVLISGAHSTTFNFKNNCPDPVWPASLNNSDKAALSQTGFQLDSGASFSLDAPPAWGGRLWARHKCSTDSSGRFSCLSGDCGTGQVACNGAGGAPPTTLVEFTLQGDGGKDFYDVSCVDGFNVPVSVLPSGGSNCDSTSCRTNINARCPTELQMLAPDGSVVGCKSACVAFDTDEYCCRGQYNSTDTCKPTSYSKMFKDACPQAYSYAYDDKSSTFTCVGANYDITYCP, from the exons ATGGCGCAGCCACGACTCGTCTCTCTCGCCTTCTTCGTCGCCGTCCTGATCTCAG GCGCGCACTCCACCACCTTTAACTTCAAGAACAACTGCCCCGACCCTGTTTGGCCTGCCTCGCTGAACAATTCCGACAAAGCTGCTCTTTCCCAGACCGGATTCCAGCTGGACAGTGGCGCCTCCTTTTCGCTGGATGCGCCACCCGCCTGGGGTGGCCGGCTGTGGGCTCGGCACAAATGTTCCACCGACTCGTCCGGTAGATTCTCGTGCCTCTCCGGGGACTGCGGCACTGGGCAGGTGGCGTGCAATGGGGCGGGAGGAGCGCCGCCGACCACGCTCGTCGAGTTCACCCTGCAGGGCGACGGAGGCAAGGATTTCTACGACGTGAGCTGCGTCGACGGCTTCAACGTGCCGGTGTCGGTCCTTCCCAGCGGGGGATCGAACTGCGACAGCACGTCGTGCCGGACGAACATCAACGCGCGGTGCCCCACGGAGTTGCAGATGCTGGCACCGGACGGGAGCGTGGTGGGGTGCAAAAGCGCATGCGTAGCCTTCGACACGGACGAGTACTGCTGCCGGGGCCAGTACAATAGCACGGACACATGCAAGCCCACCAGCTACTCCAAGATGTTCAAGGATGCGTGTCCTCAAGCTTATAGTTATGCTTATGATGACAAGAGCAGCACCTTCACCTGCGTGGGGGCTAATTACGATATCACCTACTGCCCTTGA